From the Scophthalmus maximus strain ysfricsl-2021 chromosome 11, ASM2237912v1, whole genome shotgun sequence genome, one window contains:
- the gpr4 gene encoding G-protein coupled receptor 4 encodes MCNISFCDVDSKVDQFFQPTLYIIVIVLGLPTNCMALWAAYMQVRQRNELGIYLINLSVADLLYIMALPLWIDYFLQHDDWIHGQESCKLFGFIFYTNIYVSIAFLCCISLDRYLAVAYPMRFAKVRRIKTAVLVSAMVWIIEIVANSAPLFHDELFQGRFNHTFCFEKYPMQDWVAGMNLYRTFLGFLAPWTAMLVAYRGILAAVRCNVSTERQEKAKIQRLALSLILIVLFCFGPYHILLLVRSVMYLKEPCDCGSEESLFAAYHVSLALTSLNCVADPILYCFVNEGARHDVSRALSALLSVACHRGSSSSPSHADILNAGSVTMETPLAAKKQPCVYADGAKTSIYKTELVALKEECLQMTILSVRK; translated from the exons ATGTGCAACATCTCGTTCTGTGATGTGGACAGTAAGGTGGACCAGTTCTTCCAGCCCACGCTCtacatcatcgtcatcgtcctGGGGCTGCCCACTAACTGTATGGCCCTGTGGGCTGCCTACATGCAG GTGCGCCAGCGCAACGAGCTCGGCATCTACCTGATCAACCTGTCGGTGGCTGACCTCCTCTACATCATGGCTCTTCCTCTGTGGATCGACTACTTCCTGCAGCACGATGACTGGATCCATGGTCAGGAGAGCTGCAAGCTGTTCGGCTTCATCTTCTACACGAACATCTACGTCAGCATCGCCTTCCTCTGCTGTATATCGCTGGACAGGTACCTGGCTGTGGCATACCCCATGCGCTTCGCCAAGGTTCGACGAATCAAAACCG CTGTCCTGGTCAGCGCCATGGTGTGGATCATTGAGATCGTAGCCAACTCTGCTCCCCTCTTTCACGATGAGCTCTTCCAGGGTCGTTTCAACCACACCTTCTGCTTCGAGAAGTATCCCATGCAGGACTGGGTGGCGGGGATGAACCTCTACAGGACATTCCTGGGCTTCCTTGCTCCCTGGACGGCCATGCTGGTCGCCTACCGCGGGATCCTTGCTGCGGTGCGCTGCAATGTCTCGACTGAGCGCCAGGAAAAAGCCAAAATTCAGAGGCTGGCTTTGAGTTTGATCCTGattgttttgttctgcttcGGACCGTATCACATCCTCCTCCTTGTGCGGAGTGTCATGTATCTGAAGGAGCCATGTGACTGTGGATCTGAGGAGAGCTTGTTTGCAGCGTACCATGTGTCGTTGGCACTGACCAGCCTAAACTGTGTCGCAGACCCCATTCTGTACTGCTTCGTCAACGAGGGGGCTCGGCACGATGTCAGTCGAGCCCTCTCGGCGCTGCTGTCTGTGGCCTGCCACaggggctcctcctcctcgccgtcaCACGCCGACATACTGAACGCTGGTTCGGTTACCATGGAAACGCCACTAGCGGCAAAGAAGCAGCCCTGCGTGTACGCCGATGGAGCCAAGACAAGCATCTACAAGACAGAGCTGGTGGCTCTGAAGGAAGAGTGTCTACAGATGACCATCCTCAGTGTTAGGAAGTGA